A genomic window from Sulfurospirillum diekertiae includes:
- a CDS encoding methyl-accepting chemotaxis protein — MSVNLLLIGANEATTEELVSLVDATLSTAATYQKATLSNYQNYDVANFDLVVCFANRYDEMVKKYGKEKVISVEFVPPTDFFVTVGRIPSGENVVIFNNSTSGANVLLKFLKFYNLNHVGYKIVPFDECSEAETKDALLEAKYIIGTDGYVSSGKALYSKFSHYLRPDVTVIPSPPRTATAESVSGLAQVVTAINSDKALQEARDISKKLATLTKEISVITQTASQSIENTANTIVVVNGKLASEVQNIQVTNNMAQELTEAVEQIGNITTAIKYIASETNLLALNATIEAARAGDHGRGFAVVASEVRKLSDQSNKSTDNIRISIMDVQKVVDQIVPALQRTVDEIIKTQAEVERISLAAQEESRAMSEIIKKLQIIVDVSQALDTAENNHA, encoded by the coding sequence ATGAGCGTTAATCTACTTTTAATCGGAGCCAATGAAGCAACAACAGAAGAGCTTGTTTCATTAGTCGATGCTACTCTTTCCACCGCTGCCACGTATCAAAAAGCTACTTTAAGTAACTATCAAAATTATGATGTCGCAAATTTTGATTTGGTTGTCTGTTTTGCGAATCGTTATGATGAAATGGTCAAGAAATATGGCAAAGAGAAAGTGATCTCTGTTGAATTTGTTCCTCCAACGGATTTTTTTGTCACCGTTGGTCGCATTCCTAGCGGCGAAAATGTAGTCATCTTCAATAACAGCACTTCTGGTGCGAATGTTTTACTCAAATTTTTAAAATTTTACAATCTCAATCATGTAGGGTATAAAATTGTTCCTTTTGATGAGTGCAGTGAAGCTGAAACGAAAGATGCTCTTTTGGAAGCCAAATATATTATCGGAACCGATGGCTATGTCTCTTCAGGTAAAGCACTTTATTCGAAATTTAGCCACTATTTACGTCCAGATGTTACGGTCATTCCAAGTCCTCCTCGAACGGCAACTGCTGAGAGTGTGAGTGGTTTGGCACAAGTCGTCACGGCGATTAATAGCGATAAGGCTTTGCAAGAAGCGCGTGATATTTCTAAAAAACTTGCGACATTAACCAAAGAGATCTCTGTGATAACGCAAACGGCATCTCAGTCTATTGAAAATACTGCCAACACCATTGTCGTCGTTAATGGCAAATTAGCTTCTGAAGTGCAAAATATTCAAGTCACAAACAATATGGCACAAGAGTTAACCGAAGCGGTCGAGCAAATTGGTAATATTACGACAGCGATCAAATATATAGCAAGTGAAACCAACCTTTTAGCGCTCAATGCAACGATTGAAGCGGCACGTGCGGGTGACCATGGACGTGGATTTGCCGTTGTTGCCAGTGAAGTACGAAAACTGTCCGATCAAAGCAACAAATCGACCGATAATATTCGTATCTCCATTATGGATGTTCAAAAAGTCGTTGATCAAATCGTTCCGGCGTTACAACGTACGGTCGATGAAATTATCAAAACACAGGCTGAAGTTGAGCGCATTAGCCTTGCTGCACAAGAAGAGAGTCGTGCAATGAGTGAAATCATCAAAAAACTTCAAATCATTGTTGATGTTTCTCAAGCGCTTGATACAGCAGAAAACAATCACGCGTAA
- a CDS encoding LysE family translocator gives MFDIQNYYSFIAAILVFQLIPGAGTIAILNATARNGIKAGLGAVFGTLLGDFAFMIAALAGLAAIMQQNPFLFEMLQYFGAGYLCWLGVGLLRTKIESDTGKVEPRKSALVYFKQAFFVSITNPKVMLFFVAFFPLFLRPDASNVTLGAMILHVSLISLAYQALLVLLGNTLAHKLKTFPLARQIATRLAGIALIAFGIKLVSHNR, from the coding sequence ATGTTTGACATTCAAAACTATTACAGCTTTATCGCTGCCATTTTAGTTTTTCAACTGATACCTGGTGCTGGAACCATTGCAATTTTAAATGCTACGGCTCGTAATGGTATTAAAGCAGGACTTGGTGCTGTTTTTGGAACACTCTTAGGTGATTTTGCCTTTATGATAGCCGCTCTGGCAGGACTTGCCGCTATTATGCAACAAAATCCCTTTTTGTTTGAAATGCTTCAATATTTTGGTGCAGGCTATTTATGTTGGTTAGGCGTTGGATTGCTCCGTACTAAAATTGAATCCGATACGGGGAAAGTGGAACCTAGGAAATCAGCCTTAGTCTATTTTAAACAGGCTTTTTTTGTCAGCATCACCAACCCAAAAGTCATGCTTTTTTTCGTGGCATTTTTCCCACTCTTTTTACGTCCAGACGCTTCCAATGTAACCCTTGGTGCGATGATTTTACATGTAAGCCTTATCAGCCTTGCGTACCAAGCGCTTTTAGTTCTTTTGGGCAATACGTTAGCACATAAACTCAAAACCTTTCCTCTTGCACGTCAAATCGCGACACGTCTTGCAGGTATTGCACTCATTGCGTTTGGCATTAAACTTGTCAGTCACAACCGTTAG
- a CDS encoding EamA family transporter — protein MPLKHILLALSVVVIWGVNFVVIQVALQELPPLLLTFFRFFFATFPAIFFFKRPQNTSWKMLFFYSLSMFILDFAFLFSGMYAGVSSGIASLALQTQVFFTAILAVIFIKEKMTLAKIIGAIVAFSGIVFVGFHAGGDVNLLGLALVECAALSWAIGNLVSKQIGKVDMLSLVVWGSLISLPFLLALSYIFESHLWSFAMFTHLTFKSIGAIAYLAYPVTFFGFGIWSWLLSRYPATTVAPFTLLVPVVGFTSSAILVGEALPSWKLIAACLIVTGLVINLYGDRLIKRT, from the coding sequence ATGCCTCTTAAACATATTTTACTAGCCCTGAGTGTCGTTGTCATTTGGGGAGTTAATTTTGTAGTGATTCAAGTCGCTCTGCAAGAATTACCTCCTCTCTTGCTCACATTTTTCCGTTTCTTTTTTGCAACCTTCCCTGCCATCTTCTTTTTCAAGCGCCCTCAAAACACCTCTTGGAAAATGCTCTTTTTTTATTCATTGAGCATGTTTATTCTAGACTTCGCCTTTTTATTTTCAGGCATGTATGCAGGAGTCAGTTCGGGCATTGCCTCTCTTGCCCTTCAAACGCAAGTCTTTTTTACCGCCATTTTAGCCGTGATTTTCATCAAAGAGAAGATGACACTTGCCAAGATCATTGGAGCAATCGTTGCTTTTTCGGGGATTGTATTTGTGGGATTTCATGCAGGAGGCGACGTCAATCTCTTAGGACTTGCTTTAGTCGAATGTGCAGCCCTTTCATGGGCAATTGGCAATCTTGTTTCCAAGCAGATCGGCAAAGTCGATATGCTCAGCCTCGTGGTTTGGGGAAGCCTCATCTCGCTTCCTTTTTTACTGGCACTCTCTTATATTTTTGAATCGCATTTGTGGAGTTTTGCGATGTTCACGCATCTCACGTTCAAAAGCATTGGTGCGATTGCCTATCTTGCGTATCCTGTCACTTTTTTTGGGTTTGGCATTTGGAGTTGGTTGCTCAGTCGTTATCCAGCCACTACTGTCGCTCCTTTTACGCTTTTAGTGCCTGTGGTTGGATTTACCTCTTCGGCTATTTTAGTGGGAGAAGCCTTGCCCAGTTGGAAGCTCATTGCAGCGTGTTTGATCGTTACAGGCCTTGTCATCAACCTTTATGGAGATCGGCTCATTAAGCGAACTTAA
- a CDS encoding methyl-accepting chemotaxis protein, with protein MLFKTKIILTVSVLMFLSLISFSLFSYQDTKENSIHQIESSLTMASRSFKDYIDLLLSTKKSNIESASRYYKDIDIRTLHDMVEKLGETTKIIGAVDSYVGFEDGGMIWGSEKNRPQGYDPRTQAWYKQAKESKKIGITDAYEDTTTKTLMITMMTPIFDENNVIIGVLGVDIALNSLTKTLSEITFEGGYGILLDTKGTIVVHPNKALIGKNLASVVPNLTRQFNDKQEGILNYTYDGVDKLFASTISTQSGWRIAIAFDKSTSYSFLNLQIQKLFLIGTLMLLGSVVIIVFLIKALLKPLDRLGNIAYELSSAHGDLSQRLEVIGNDEFGKVSSYINTFIAKLHEIVTHSKIISHENFSISQQLSKNTSEMVRNVEAESKIILSTKEEGNALTHAIENSVDKVKSSHIVLEKTQKEMHSVKTKFETLEHTMQITAQKEQDLAEKLNHVSHNTNEIRDILGIIHTIAEQTNLLALNAAIEAARAGEHGRGFAVVADEVRKLAESTQKSLIAIDATVNVVVQSIMDANTDIAQNAHEVHNLVTLSLELEESISDIDLIIQETIANTAQTVDSFIFTSSKINHMVEEVEKVNILSHENVCSIEKYIESIRRSSPYE; from the coding sequence GTGCTATTTAAAACGAAAATTATTCTGACGGTATCTGTTTTAATGTTTTTAAGTCTCATCTCCTTTAGCCTCTTTAGCTATCAGGACACCAAAGAGAACAGCATTCATCAAATTGAATCCAGCCTAACGATGGCCTCTCGTTCGTTTAAAGACTATATAGATCTTCTGCTGAGTACCAAAAAAAGTAACATTGAAAGTGCATCGCGTTATTACAAAGACATTGACATCAGAACTCTTCACGATATGGTTGAAAAACTGGGAGAAACGACTAAAATCATTGGGGCAGTTGATTCGTATGTGGGGTTTGAAGATGGTGGAATGATCTGGGGGAGTGAGAAAAATCGACCGCAGGGGTATGATCCTCGCACCCAAGCGTGGTACAAGCAGGCAAAAGAAAGTAAAAAAATCGGCATCACCGATGCGTATGAAGACACTACGACTAAAACACTGATGATCACCATGATGACCCCTATCTTTGATGAAAACAACGTCATTATAGGTGTTCTTGGTGTCGATATTGCACTAAATTCTTTGACTAAGACCCTTTCTGAAATCACCTTCGAGGGAGGTTATGGTATCTTACTCGATACCAAGGGAACGATTGTTGTTCACCCTAATAAAGCACTTATTGGTAAAAATTTAGCCAGTGTTGTTCCAAACCTCACACGCCAATTTAATGATAAACAAGAAGGCATTCTCAACTACACCTATGACGGTGTCGACAAATTGTTTGCCTCCACCATTTCAACTCAAAGTGGTTGGCGCATTGCTATTGCATTCGATAAATCAACATCTTACTCTTTCTTAAATTTGCAAATACAAAAGCTTTTTCTCATCGGTACACTGATGCTTTTGGGTTCTGTTGTCATCATTGTCTTTTTAATTAAAGCCCTTTTAAAACCGCTCGACAGGCTAGGAAACATTGCTTATGAGCTTTCAAGCGCACATGGAGATCTTAGTCAAAGACTTGAGGTCATAGGAAATGATGAATTTGGAAAGGTATCATCGTACATTAACACTTTCATTGCAAAACTGCACGAAATTGTCACCCATTCTAAAATCATTAGCCATGAGAATTTTTCGATATCGCAACAACTTTCAAAAAATACTTCAGAGATGGTACGCAATGTGGAAGCAGAATCAAAAATTATTCTCTCAACAAAAGAGGAAGGAAATGCCCTCACCCATGCCATTGAAAATTCCGTCGATAAGGTCAAATCATCTCATATCGTTTTAGAAAAAACACAAAAAGAGATGCACAGTGTTAAAACAAAGTTTGAAACATTAGAACATACCATGCAAATAACCGCTCAAAAAGAACAAGATTTGGCTGAAAAACTCAATCATGTGAGCCATAATACCAACGAAATTAGAGATATTTTAGGCATTATCCATACGATTGCGGAACAAACTAATCTTTTAGCGCTCAATGCCGCTATTGAAGCAGCACGCGCAGGAGAACATGGTCGTGGCTTTGCTGTGGTTGCTGATGAAGTGCGAAAACTAGCCGAAAGTACACAAAAGAGTCTGATTGCGATTGATGCAACCGTCAATGTGGTCGTCCAATCTATTATGGATGCCAACACCGATATTGCTCAAAATGCCCATGAAGTACATAATCTTGTAACCCTTTCGTTGGAGTTAGAAGAAAGCATTAGCGATATTGATCTTATTATCCAAGAGACGATTGCCAATACGGCTCAAACCGTTGATAGCTTTATCTTTACATCGAGCAAAATCAACCATATGGTCGAAGAAGTTGAAAAAGTCAACATTCTTTCTCACGAAAATGTCTGCAGTATTGAAAAATATATCGAAAGCATCCGAAGATCTTCACCGTATGAATGA
- a CDS encoding sulfatase-like hydrolase/transferase, with the protein MNNMLWLSAGLFLIALFTSKHRTYTSRTASIGAVVIFLYMVLSACYIVSNYFTGEGINDAVIFHLRYGLDGSGFADYYLIIAVGIGLLISSLMISVFYYRMLKNSVLSEHQKLKRLISTVSLILALIIHPTVRFLGESALSVLGVENPLSLKYNFSDYYKTASLSAISENHPNLVYIFAESFEDTYFDEKIFPSLVTALRPIREQSISFTQIKQAWGTSWTIAGMTSVMCGLPLVTPSRNSDSPQGNSMSKMSTFYSGAVCMSDMLHKEGYKLIYRSGSPLEFAGVDKLYKTHQFDDIKGIKELKPLLSNPSYQTPWGLYDDTLFDIARNDFKKYSKSKQKFAMFLSTMDTHHPYGHVSKSCKAQEYKDGSNSMLNAVICSDELIAKFIKQIQDSPYGKNTIIVVGSDHLAMHNMAIDDLMKGERRDQFMIIDPRLSHGDKIEKVGSTLDIGATLLSFLGYKGTVGLSRDLLGDEPSLMEEFKDVDKLLNAWSNEISRFWEFPKIEKELVLDTTKNSLKIGSTLYKFPILLHLSENLEVSPFFEVKLKFFETVKLFGYLHDYHAEDAFLWVDKCSRINTLSSENNVSLKGKYCFALGKLGGEITTEALNSEKKLSLELLNQTLTLPFEEEKAIQRRENLMQIKEK; encoded by the coding sequence ATGAATAACATGTTATGGTTATCCGCAGGACTTTTTCTTATCGCCTTATTTACCTCTAAACATCGTACCTATACTTCTAGGACTGCATCTATTGGCGCGGTCGTTATTTTTCTTTATATGGTACTCAGTGCGTGTTATATTGTTTCCAACTATTTTACGGGAGAGGGTATTAACGATGCCGTTATTTTCCATCTTCGTTATGGGCTGGATGGCTCTGGATTTGCTGATTATTATTTAATCATAGCAGTCGGAATTGGACTATTGATCAGCAGTTTAATGATCTCAGTTTTTTACTATCGAATGCTTAAAAACAGTGTTCTTTCTGAGCATCAAAAGCTGAAACGACTTATATCAACGGTGTCGTTGATATTGGCTTTAATCATCCACCCAACAGTACGCTTTTTAGGTGAGAGTGCGCTTAGCGTCCTTGGAGTTGAAAATCCTTTGAGCCTCAAATATAATTTTTCAGATTATTATAAAACAGCTTCATTATCGGCAATTAGCGAAAATCATCCTAATCTGGTTTATATTTTTGCAGAGAGTTTTGAAGACACCTATTTTGATGAAAAAATATTTCCCTCTTTAGTCACCGCGCTACGTCCAATAAGAGAGCAAAGTATCTCTTTTACGCAGATAAAACAAGCATGGGGAACTAGCTGGACGATTGCAGGAATGACATCGGTGATGTGTGGACTTCCTCTGGTGACTCCTTCTCGAAATTCAGACTCTCCTCAAGGCAATTCTATGTCTAAGATGAGTACGTTTTATTCAGGTGCCGTGTGTATGAGTGATATGCTCCATAAAGAAGGGTATAAACTCATCTACCGCAGTGGTTCACCTTTAGAGTTTGCAGGCGTTGATAAACTTTATAAAACCCATCAGTTTGATGATATCAAAGGCATTAAAGAGCTTAAACCTTTGCTTTCAAATCCAAGTTATCAAACACCATGGGGATTGTATGATGATACCCTTTTTGATATTGCGAGGAATGATTTTAAAAAGTATTCCAAAAGCAAACAAAAATTTGCGATGTTTCTCTCTACCATGGATACGCATCATCCTTATGGACATGTCTCAAAAAGCTGCAAGGCTCAGGAGTATAAGGATGGCAGCAATTCCATGCTCAATGCGGTGATTTGTTCGGATGAGTTAATTGCAAAGTTTATCAAGCAGATTCAAGATTCGCCTTATGGTAAAAATACGATTATTGTTGTAGGCTCTGACCACCTTGCAATGCACAATATGGCGATTGATGATCTTATGAAGGGTGAGCGTCGCGATCAATTTATGATCATTGACCCTCGTCTAAGCCATGGTGATAAAATTGAAAAAGTAGGAAGTACCTTGGATATTGGCGCAACGCTTTTGTCCTTTCTCGGCTATAAAGGAACCGTTGGACTCAGCAGAGATCTTTTGGGCGATGAGCCTTCATTGATGGAAGAATTTAAAGATGTAGATAAACTTTTAAACGCGTGGTCCAATGAGATTAGTCGTTTTTGGGAATTCCCAAAAATAGAGAAAGAGTTAGTCTTAGATACGACAAAAAACAGTCTTAAAATAGGCTCAACACTGTACAAATTTCCAATTTTATTGCACTTGAGTGAGAATTTGGAGGTCAGTCCTTTCTTTGAAGTCAAACTCAAGTTTTTTGAGACAGTCAAACTCTTTGGCTATTTGCACGATTACCATGCTGAAGATGCGTTTTTATGGGTAGATAAATGTTCACGCATTAATACGTTAAGCAGTGAAAATAATGTCTCACTCAAAGGTAAATATTGTTTTGCTTTAGGAAAATTAGGCGGTGAGATAACAACAGAAGCCCTTAATTCCGAAAAGAAGCTCAGTTTAGAGCTCTTAAATCAAACATTAACCCTTCCTTTTGAGGAAGAAAAAGCGATCCAAAGGCGTGAAAATCTAATGCAAATTAAAGAGAAATAA
- a CDS encoding ammonium transporter yields MRKLLSLATLLPLSTLWAAEEAATEAAADVAEKVLTLDVGNTAWVLTATALVMFMTPAGLALFYGGMSRSKNLLNTIAMSVMGYIVAAVVWVVAGYTLAFGTDIGGVIGFDSLFLSGIKVTDLWATGSIPVLLFVAFQMTFAGITVALASGAIIERLKFSTWIVFAAIWILAVYAPIAHWVWGGGFLSKLGVLDFAGGTVVHINAGVAGLVVALMLGKRADYGKAMFPSSVTLTVLGASMLWFGWFGFNAGSELGADGIAASAFLVTNTAAAVAALAWMIIEYITYKKFTLLGIASGIVAGLVAITPAAGFVDTSASLIIGAVAGIVAFYGVNGLKKALKYDDSLDAFGIHGVAGIWGALATGIFANPEVNELGKGLLYGNAEQVMIQIEGIIVTIVYTAIATAIVFKIASILTGGARVSVEAESQGLDEVEHGEKAFNLR; encoded by the coding sequence ATGAGAAAACTACTTTCTCTCGCAACATTGTTGCCTTTATCAACATTGTGGGCTGCAGAAGAAGCGGCTACTGAAGCAGCAGCAGATGTTGCTGAAAAGGTTTTAACCCTTGACGTGGGAAACACTGCTTGGGTTTTAACGGCAACCGCACTCGTCATGTTTATGACACCAGCGGGTTTGGCACTCTTTTACGGCGGTATGTCTCGCTCTAAAAACTTGCTTAACACGATTGCAATGAGTGTTATGGGATATATCGTTGCAGCCGTTGTTTGGGTTGTAGCAGGTTATACCTTGGCGTTTGGTACAGATATTGGTGGTGTTATCGGTTTTGATAGCCTCTTTTTAAGTGGTATCAAAGTAACGGATCTTTGGGCAACTGGTAGCATTCCTGTCCTTCTTTTTGTAGCGTTCCAAATGACCTTTGCAGGTATTACGGTGGCTCTTGCAAGCGGTGCTATTATTGAGAGATTAAAGTTTTCAACTTGGATCGTTTTTGCGGCTATTTGGATTCTAGCAGTGTATGCTCCTATTGCTCACTGGGTATGGGGCGGCGGCTTCTTATCAAAACTAGGTGTTCTTGACTTTGCAGGTGGTACGGTTGTTCATATCAATGCAGGTGTTGCTGGCTTAGTCGTAGCACTAATGCTTGGCAAACGTGCAGATTATGGTAAAGCGATGTTCCCTTCATCTGTTACCTTGACGGTACTAGGTGCAAGTATGTTATGGTTTGGTTGGTTTGGATTCAATGCAGGTAGCGAACTTGGAGCAGATGGAATTGCTGCGAGTGCATTCCTTGTCACCAATACAGCAGCAGCTGTTGCAGCACTTGCGTGGATGATCATCGAATACATTACCTATAAAAAATTCACATTACTCGGTATCGCTTCTGGTATCGTAGCAGGTCTTGTTGCGATTACTCCAGCAGCAGGTTTTGTTGATACAAGTGCTTCACTGATCATTGGTGCAGTTGCTGGTATTGTCGCGTTCTACGGTGTTAATGGCTTGAAAAAAGCACTTAAATACGATGACTCATTGGATGCATTTGGTATCCATGGTGTTGCAGGTATCTGGGGCGCACTTGCTACGGGTATTTTTGCAAACCCAGAAGTTAATGAACTTGGTAAAGGTTTACTCTACGGAAATGCAGAGCAAGTCATGATTCAAATCGAAGGTATCATTGTAACCATCGTTTACACAGCGATTGCTACTGCGATTGTCTTTAAAATCGCGTCTATCTTAACAGGTGGTGCAAGAGTAAGCGTCGAAGCTGAGTCACAAGGTTTGGATGAAGTAGAGCACGGCGAAAAAGCTTTTAACTTAAGATAA
- a CDS encoding P-II family nitrogen regulator: MKKIESIIKPFKLEDVKDALAELDITGMTVSEVKGYGRQQGHSELYRGAEYVVDFLPKIKIEVVVVDDLVDKVIDVIVKSARTGKIGDGKIFVSNIEKSVRIRTGELDNEAV, from the coding sequence ATGAAAAAAATCGAATCAATTATCAAACCATTCAAACTTGAAGATGTTAAAGATGCTTTGGCAGAACTTGATATCACAGGTATGACAGTGAGTGAAGTAAAAGGTTACGGAAGACAACAAGGACACTCAGAGCTTTACAGAGGTGCTGAGTATGTCGTTGACTTCTTACCAAAAATTAAAATTGAAGTCGTTGTTGTTGATGATCTCGTTGACAAAGTCATCGATGTTATCGTTAAAAGTGCTCGTACGGGTAAAATCGGTGATGGAAAGATCTTTGTTTCTAACATTGAAAAAAGTGTTCGTATTCGAACCGGTGAGCTTGATAACGAAGCAGTATAG
- a CDS encoding molybdopterin-dependent oxidoreductase, producing MHFTTCPLDCFDGCSIAVTKELKLKGNKAHPITQGYLCHHLNHFHTFERIEEPRYLGQSIKMEEALTILQEKLNTYEPSRTLFFKGSGNLGIMQGVTKQFFASHRAVLASGSLCDEAGDAGVCEGRGANLCLSPLHVKDAEVVILWGRNPTVTNSHMLPSLKGKTLIVIDPVKIDLSHHADLHIQIKPRGDLYLALLLCRLVAMEEMEDHAFLNERTLNYKDFLDFISGIPMRKLLDKAHVNLDEIGALLHLIKGKKVSILVGIGVQKYSFGHSVLRAIDAFGAMLGLFGKVGCGVGYLSNSGFGYSLPFKVDAKKEPLPIVDFGKYDFVFIQGGNPLNQMPCTSKVEEGLDKSKCIVYFGLHENETSARAHLIIPAKTFLAKNDVKLSYGHPFVGRMPKIVESPIGISEYDLTQTLLAAFGHDSLESEEAIIEKVIASNSVEKDGFLISKTYEDLPYEKTFYTKSGKFEFMDEFDDDFEDEEGFYLIAAKQNKSLNSQFVTDEYLYVPLCLGLEQEERVRLTNRYGTCEYAVMPTAILRDDCLLLYSGAKNANRLTPHAMSQEGNCATYQEMKVRLEKVT from the coding sequence ATGCATTTTACTACGTGTCCACTAGACTGTTTTGATGGGTGTAGTATTGCTGTAACAAAAGAGCTCAAGCTCAAAGGCAATAAAGCTCACCCGATTACGCAAGGCTATCTCTGCCACCACCTCAATCACTTTCATACCTTTGAACGTATTGAAGAGCCACGCTATTTGGGGCAAAGTATCAAAATGGAAGAAGCCCTTACCATTCTTCAAGAGAAATTAAACACATACGAACCCTCTCGTACACTCTTTTTTAAAGGGAGTGGAAACTTAGGTATCATGCAAGGGGTTACTAAACAATTCTTTGCTTCGCATCGTGCAGTGCTGGCTTCTGGTTCACTGTGTGATGAGGCAGGAGACGCTGGCGTTTGTGAGGGAAGAGGTGCCAACTTATGCCTTTCACCTTTACATGTAAAAGATGCAGAGGTCGTCATTTTGTGGGGACGAAATCCTACAGTGACAAATTCACATATGCTTCCTTCTTTGAAGGGTAAGACACTCATTGTTATTGACCCTGTTAAAATTGATCTTTCGCATCATGCTGATCTTCACATTCAAATTAAACCACGAGGAGATCTTTATTTAGCGCTTTTACTCTGTCGTTTAGTGGCTATGGAAGAGATGGAAGATCACGCTTTTTTAAATGAACGCACACTCAATTATAAAGACTTTTTAGATTTTATCAGTGGTATTCCGATGCGAAAGCTACTTGATAAAGCGCACGTGAATTTAGATGAAATAGGCGCGTTACTTCATCTTATTAAAGGTAAAAAAGTCTCTATTTTAGTGGGCATTGGAGTACAAAAATACAGCTTTGGACACAGTGTTTTACGTGCCATCGATGCTTTCGGTGCCATGCTTGGACTATTTGGCAAAGTAGGCTGTGGGGTTGGGTATCTTTCCAACAGTGGCTTTGGTTACAGTTTACCATTTAAAGTTGACGCGAAAAAAGAGCCTCTTCCGATAGTCGATTTTGGAAAGTATGATTTTGTTTTTATCCAAGGCGGTAATCCGCTCAATCAAATGCCTTGTACTTCTAAAGTGGAAGAGGGACTGGATAAATCAAAATGTATTGTTTATTTTGGTTTGCATGAAAATGAGACATCTGCGCGCGCCCATTTGATCATTCCTGCCAAAACTTTTTTGGCAAAAAATGACGTTAAATTAAGCTATGGGCATCCCTTTGTGGGGCGTATGCCAAAAATTGTGGAGAGTCCAATAGGCATCAGCGAGTACGATCTAACGCAAACGTTATTGGCCGCTTTTGGGCATGATTCTTTGGAAAGCGAAGAGGCAATTATTGAAAAGGTGATTGCTTCCAATAGTGTGGAAAAAGATGGCTTTTTAATCTCTAAAACTTATGAAGATTTACCATATGAAAAGACGTTTTACACGAAAAGTGGAAAATTTGAATTCATGGACGAATTTGACGACGATTTTGAGGATGAAGAAGGCTTTTACTTGATTGCGGCAAAACAAAACAAGTCGCTAAATTCACAGTTTGTGACCGATGAATATCTCTATGTGCCGCTTTGTTTAGGCTTGGAGCAAGAAGAGCGTGTGCGGCTTACCAACCGCTATGGCACATGTGAATATGCTGTCATGCCTACGGCGATACTTCGAGATGACTGTCTGCTCCTTTACAGTGGGGCAAAAAATGCCAACAGGCTTACCCCTCATGCCATGAGTCAGGAGGGAAATTGTGCAACGTATCAAGAGATGAAAGTACGATTGGAAAAAGTGACATGA